The following proteins are co-located in the Vanessa atalanta chromosome 11, ilVanAtal1.2, whole genome shotgun sequence genome:
- the LOC125067375 gene encoding organic cation/carnitine transporter 7-like isoform X2 gives MAVSGKMEKGAKNEPSIATLDEAMLLTGFGIYNIAHMLLSGLILLGVIMQSLAMSYVMPAAQCDLNLSLQQRGWISAIPFLAIILTSYFWGWLADTRGRRLVMLISMIISTVFSGLASFAPEVISFAVLSFISSIFMSGSSAVVYTYLGEFTNIRHRDKIVTFGSAFVGIGTVIIPAIAWVILPLEFSYPLPLLNIAYRPWRLLVVACVLPFVIGTLLLIFIAPESPKFLSSSGKSEECLVVLRKMYSINRRMPEDTYPVKTLISEGSNTKQEEKSGISAILSSMKEQTVPLFKPPFLPWTCLTCFVQFGIFATTNGFYVWFPTILNSLVNHEGAQTRICDVLDAARAPRNDTPVECDDTINTATFEMSVYVGLVFCSMYIIVGFLVDFLGKKAILVVLLAGTGMCGVGAPNVYHQQIAVVLFAIFQMCGACIGLMNAVTVELFPTKFRAMAVCLSMMMGRVGSMVGTNLIGLFLETNCGVSFYLFAGVIMVCALFCLTLPGKNKGPIQTKPKLEATQNETQAPA, from the exons ATGGCAGTGAGCGGGAAAATGGAAAAAGGCGCCAAAAATGAACCTTCCATAGCAACACTGGACGAGGCTATGTTACTTACTG GGTTTGGTATTTACAACATCGCTCATATGCTTCTGAGTGGATTGATTCTTTTGGGCGTGATCATGCAAAGCTTAGCCATGAGCTACGTGATGCCGGCTGCACAGTGTGACTTGAATCTCAGTCTACAGCAGAGAGGATGGATTTCTGCTATTCCTTTCTTag CTATTATCCTCACGTCGTACTTCTGGGGCTGGCTGGCCGACACCCGCGGGCGTCGGCTAGTAATGCTCATCTCTATGATCATCTCCACTGTCTTCAGTGGTCTCGCCAGCTTCGCGCCTGAGGTTATCTCCTTCGCTGTGCTATCGTTCATATCATCTATATT TATGTCGGGCTCTTCGGCTGTGGTGTACACGTACCTAGGCGAATTCACAAATATACGTCACAGGGACAAGATCGTCACGTTTGGTTCGGCGTTTGTCGGCATCGGGACTGTTATAATACCAG CCATAGCCTGGGTAATACTTCCCTTGGAGTTTTCCTATCCGCTGCCACTTCTGAATATTGCGTACCGGCCGTGGAGGCTGCTGGTCGTGGCCTGCGTGCTGCCTTTCGTCATCGGCACCTTGTTGCTGATATTCATAGCGCCTGAGAGCCCTAAGTTTCTCAGCTCTTCGGGAAAATCTGAGGAGTGTTTGGTCGTCCTGAGGAAAATGTACTCAATCAATAGGAGAATGCCTGAAGATACCTACCCC gtaaaaactttaatatccGAGGGTAGCAACACGAAACAGGAAGAGAAGTCAGGTATATCTGCAATTCTATCTTCCATGAAGGAGCAGACCGTGCCGTTGTTCAAGCCGCCGTTCCTGCCGTGGACTTGCCTCACTTGCTTTGTACAATTTGGAATATTTGCAAC CACCAACGGGTTCTACGTGTGGTTCCCGACGATCCTGAACTCGCTGGTGAACCACGAGGGCGCGCAGACGCGCATCTGCGACGTGCTGgacgccgcgcgcgcgccgcgcaaCGACACGCCC GTGGAATGCGACGATACTATAAATACGGCTACCTTCGAGATGTCGGTGTACGTGGGGCTGGTGTTCTGCTCTATGTACATCATCGTCGGCTTTCTGGTGGACTTTTTGGGGAAAAAAGCCATCCTAGTGGTACTCTTGGCTGGCACCGGCATGTGCGGAGTGGGAGCTCCCAACGTCTACCACCAGCAGATCGCTGTCGTACTGTTCGCAATCTTCCAGATGTGCGGAGCTTGTATTGGACTCATGAACGCTGTTACCGTGGAACTATTTCCTACTAAATTcag AGCGATGGCGGTGTGTCTGTCCATGATGATGGGTCGCGTCGGCTCCATGGTGGGCACCAACCTCATCGGACTGTTCCTGGAGACCAATTGTGGCGTCAGCTTCTACCTCTTCGCAGGAGTTATCATGG TGTGCGCGTTGTTCTGCTTGACCCTGCCGGGTAAAAACAAAGGACCAATTCAGACCAAACCTAAGTTAGAAGCAACTCAAAACGAAACTCAAGCGCCCGCATGA
- the LOC125067375 gene encoding organic cation/carnitine transporter 7-like isoform X1, which produces MKLYTVNMAVSGKMEKGAKNEPSIATLDEAMLLTGFGIYNIAHMLLSGLILLGVIMQSLAMSYVMPAAQCDLNLSLQQRGWISAIPFLAIILTSYFWGWLADTRGRRLVMLISMIISTVFSGLASFAPEVISFAVLSFISSIFMSGSSAVVYTYLGEFTNIRHRDKIVTFGSAFVGIGTVIIPAIAWVILPLEFSYPLPLLNIAYRPWRLLVVACVLPFVIGTLLLIFIAPESPKFLSSSGKSEECLVVLRKMYSINRRMPEDTYPVKTLISEGSNTKQEEKSGISAILSSMKEQTVPLFKPPFLPWTCLTCFVQFGIFATTNGFYVWFPTILNSLVNHEGAQTRICDVLDAARAPRNDTPVECDDTINTATFEMSVYVGLVFCSMYIIVGFLVDFLGKKAILVVLLAGTGMCGVGAPNVYHQQIAVVLFAIFQMCGACIGLMNAVTVELFPTKFRAMAVCLSMMMGRVGSMVGTNLIGLFLETNCGVSFYLFAGVIMVCALFCLTLPGKNKGPIQTKPKLEATQNETQAPA; this is translated from the exons atgaaactatAT ACAGTTAATATGGCAGTGAGCGGGAAAATGGAAAAAGGCGCCAAAAATGAACCTTCCATAGCAACACTGGACGAGGCTATGTTACTTACTG GGTTTGGTATTTACAACATCGCTCATATGCTTCTGAGTGGATTGATTCTTTTGGGCGTGATCATGCAAAGCTTAGCCATGAGCTACGTGATGCCGGCTGCACAGTGTGACTTGAATCTCAGTCTACAGCAGAGAGGATGGATTTCTGCTATTCCTTTCTTag CTATTATCCTCACGTCGTACTTCTGGGGCTGGCTGGCCGACACCCGCGGGCGTCGGCTAGTAATGCTCATCTCTATGATCATCTCCACTGTCTTCAGTGGTCTCGCCAGCTTCGCGCCTGAGGTTATCTCCTTCGCTGTGCTATCGTTCATATCATCTATATT TATGTCGGGCTCTTCGGCTGTGGTGTACACGTACCTAGGCGAATTCACAAATATACGTCACAGGGACAAGATCGTCACGTTTGGTTCGGCGTTTGTCGGCATCGGGACTGTTATAATACCAG CCATAGCCTGGGTAATACTTCCCTTGGAGTTTTCCTATCCGCTGCCACTTCTGAATATTGCGTACCGGCCGTGGAGGCTGCTGGTCGTGGCCTGCGTGCTGCCTTTCGTCATCGGCACCTTGTTGCTGATATTCATAGCGCCTGAGAGCCCTAAGTTTCTCAGCTCTTCGGGAAAATCTGAGGAGTGTTTGGTCGTCCTGAGGAAAATGTACTCAATCAATAGGAGAATGCCTGAAGATACCTACCCC gtaaaaactttaatatccGAGGGTAGCAACACGAAACAGGAAGAGAAGTCAGGTATATCTGCAATTCTATCTTCCATGAAGGAGCAGACCGTGCCGTTGTTCAAGCCGCCGTTCCTGCCGTGGACTTGCCTCACTTGCTTTGTACAATTTGGAATATTTGCAAC CACCAACGGGTTCTACGTGTGGTTCCCGACGATCCTGAACTCGCTGGTGAACCACGAGGGCGCGCAGACGCGCATCTGCGACGTGCTGgacgccgcgcgcgcgccgcgcaaCGACACGCCC GTGGAATGCGACGATACTATAAATACGGCTACCTTCGAGATGTCGGTGTACGTGGGGCTGGTGTTCTGCTCTATGTACATCATCGTCGGCTTTCTGGTGGACTTTTTGGGGAAAAAAGCCATCCTAGTGGTACTCTTGGCTGGCACCGGCATGTGCGGAGTGGGAGCTCCCAACGTCTACCACCAGCAGATCGCTGTCGTACTGTTCGCAATCTTCCAGATGTGCGGAGCTTGTATTGGACTCATGAACGCTGTTACCGTGGAACTATTTCCTACTAAATTcag AGCGATGGCGGTGTGTCTGTCCATGATGATGGGTCGCGTCGGCTCCATGGTGGGCACCAACCTCATCGGACTGTTCCTGGAGACCAATTGTGGCGTCAGCTTCTACCTCTTCGCAGGAGTTATCATGG TGTGCGCGTTGTTCTGCTTGACCCTGCCGGGTAAAAACAAAGGACCAATTCAGACCAAACCTAAGTTAGAAGCAACTCAAAACGAAACTCAAGCGCCCGCATGA